One Pocillopora verrucosa isolate sample1 chromosome 10, ASM3666991v2, whole genome shotgun sequence genomic window carries:
- the LOC131791726 gene encoding homeobox protein ceh-13: MMDDWRRRMPTPHLTTAMPHYHGLDFGRTMPLRHPPATAHGRGAFDTSPQSFIPFSHPLAPIPIPMASRELPIAPSSSLVSPQIPASSTDSSRQQNVEKKRWQTANFRWMFTKRKAAVTSVSEKEEASSDKKQETTASQKKRFTFTQRQLVELEKEFHFSKYLTRTRRIEIASNLELTETQIKIWFQNRRMKWKRELKESIRKQGVNESPAAQFNPGFHQGFQRSLRDSVPSYQQSAPEIFVQHATPPYFPNYLSL, translated from the exons ATGATGGACGACTGGCGCCGTAGGATGCCTACTCCACACTTGACGACCGCCATGCCGCATTACCACGGGCTTGATTTTGGACGTACGATGCCACTTCGACATCCGCCGGCAACAGCACACGGTAGAGGTGCCTTTGACACTTCGCCTCAAAGCTTCATTCCGTTTTCTCATCCACTGGCTCCCATACCAATACCAATGGCTAGTAGAGAGCTGCCGATCGCGCCATCTTCCTCACTTGTCTCCCCACAAATACCAGCCTCTTCCACTGACAGCTCAAGGCAGCAGAACGTGGAGAAGAAACGTTGGCAAACTGCTAATTTTCGATGGATGTTTAcgaaaagaaaag CTGCAGTAACAAGTGTCTCGGAAAAAGAGGAAGCAAGCTCTGACAAGAAGCAAGAAACGACAGCAAGTCAAAAGAAGAGGTTCACCTTCACACAAAGACAACTGGTTGAATTGGAGAAGGAGTTCCACTTTAGCAAATATCTTACAAGGACAAGACGAATTGAAATAGCATCCAACTTGGAACTTACAGAAACACAGATTAAAATATGGTTTCAAAATCGGCGAATGAAGTGGAAAAGAGAACTTAAAGAGTCTATTCGAAAACAGGGAGTAAACGAGTCACCTGCGGCTCAATTTAACCCTGGGTTTCATCAAGGTTTCCAGAGGTCTCTTCGAGATAGTGTTCCTTCTTATCAACAAAGTGCCCCAGAAATTTTTGTCCAACATGCGACACCTCCATATTTTCCAAACTATCTATCGCTTTAA